The Hypanus sabinus isolate sHypSab1 chromosome 1, sHypSab1.hap1, whole genome shotgun sequence genome contains a region encoding:
- the LOC132402218 gene encoding uncharacterized protein LOC132402218: MVDFLPSSISLGLCARRRRNKTTLASWVQEVVQFTPSQINPLRIISTLINLSQCLRLKPLQLTMTLARIVHCITNPTPSKKCRTFREKPLEERMALLKEKKKCFKCCSSTSHLARECTITVKCPECNSTNHDRAMHPMLPQTDKAPSPPQQDGGEGEAHSRTTVVSSSCTEVCGQAQSSRSCSKICLTKVYPKGAKDKAIKAYVILDDQSNRSLVSPEFFDLFNIESNQFPYYLRTCSGSVETYGRKAEGFQLESLDGKVVIYLPPLLECNEIMKNRTEIPTPSAVLHEPHLHHITKRIPELDPKAEILLLLGRDVFRVHKVRQQVNGPHDAPFAQRLDLGWVVIGEVCLGNVHKPTVSTLKTNVLESGRHLIFQPRTSFMCIKENTKGKNKKKKKKGKSAKCNSEISGECTIDLSTQENLGNAFHTEFHHEKTKESCNSLEKGGQQPVMVTQILSENHFSQSSQIPTPCLPDCGSRTKTLKRKPEMQQRTRLTHEVLCTLMAEVTAIINARPLLPVSSDPKNPFILSPSMLLTQKAGAPPLHQGTSLIRICTQSNGGRSRLWQIGSGLVGDRNIYLCCNTDKSGQNPAGIFKLAI; the protein is encoded by the coding sequence atggtcgatttcctcccttcgagtatttcactaggtttgtgtgcaaggaggcgaagaaacaaaacgaccctagcctcatgggtccaggaagtagtacaatttacaccaagccagataaatccacttcgaataatttcaacattaataaacctgtctcagtgcttaagactgaagcctttacaactaacaatgaccctagcaagaattgtccattgcataacaaaccccaccccctcaaaaaaatgcagaacgtttagggaaaaaccccttgaagagaggatggccctgctcaaggagaaaaaaaaatgttttaaatgctgttcctctacctctcaccttgctagagagtgtacgatcaccgtgaagtgcccggaatgtaatagcactaatcacgatcgGGCCATGCATCCCATGTTACCGCAaactgacaaagctccttcacccccacaacaagacggcggggagggagaggctcactctaggacaacggttgtcagctcgagctgtacagaagtttgcggtcaagctcagtcaagccgttcttgttcaaagatctgcctcactaaggtgtaccctaagggagccaaagacaaggccatcaaagcctatgtaattctggacgatcagagcaatcgctcactagtcagtccagagttctttgacttgttcaacattgagagtaatcagttcccatactaccttagaacttgttcaggcagcgtggaaacttatggaaggaaggcagaaggcttccagctcgagtccctggatggtaaagtcgtaatctatctccctccactcttagagtgcaatgaaattatgaagaaccgcactgagattccgacgccaagtgcggtgctacacgagccacatctccaccacatcaccAAAcgcatcccagaactggatccaaaagcagaaatactcttgctattaggaagagatgttttccgggtgcacaaggttaggcagcaggtcaatggaccacacgacgccccctttgcgcaacgcctggatctgggctgggtggtgataggagaggtgtgccttggcaatgtacacaaaccgacggttagcacactcaagaccaatgtgctagagagtggccgccatttaatttttcaaccccgcacaagtttcatgtgtatcaaggagaACACAAAAGGCAAAaacaagaaaaagaagaagaaaggcAAAAGTGCAAAATGCAATAGTGAAATTTCTGGTGAGTGTACCATAGATCTAAGCACACAAGAGAACTTGGGTAATGCTTTTCATACTGAGTTCCATCATGAGAAAACCAAAGAGAGTTGCAACTCATTAGAGAAAGGTGGTCAACAGCCAGTAATGGTAACACAAATTCTGTCAGAAAATCATTTTTCACAGTCTTCACAAATTCCGACGCCCTGTCTGCCAGACTGTGGAAGCAGaacaaaaaccctgaaaaggaaacctgagatgcagcaacgcacccgattgacccacgaggtactgtgcacactaatggcagaggtcacagccattataaatgcacgaccactcctacctgtgtcttctgacccgaaaaaccccttcatactctcgccatcaatgctccttacacagaaggcaggagcccCCCCTCTCCACCaagggacttctctgataaggatttgtactcaAAGCAATGGAggcaggtccaggctctggcaaatcggttctggtctcgttggagacaggaatatctacctttgttgcaacacagacaaaagtggacagaaccctgcaggaatcttcaagttggcgatttag